The Betaproteobacteria bacterium genome contains the following window.
TGGCAAGGTGGGGTCGACGTCGGTGGCGGCAACGCTCGAGGGAATACTCGAAGGTCGCGACGTGGCGCATGTGCACTGGCTCACCTCCGAGCACTTGCAGGCGGACGAAACCTATTACAAGGGTCGCGCTCGCGCGTACTGGGGCCGAAGCCAGATGACGCGGTTCATGCCACGCTACGTCTGGCTTGGTCAGCAACTCGGCGATGCGGTGAGATCGGCTCCCGCGGGGACGATCTGGGATGTCGTGACGCTCGTGCGCGACCCCATGTCGAGGAACATCTCGTCCTTCTTCCAGAACCTCGAACTCATGTTCGATTTCTGGCCGGCACAGGAGATGGCAAACCAGCCCCTGGACGAGGTCGCCTCGCGCTTGGTGGAACTGTTTCTCGAATCCAATGTAACGGGGAACTCAGCGCTCGAATTATGTGGCGACCCGCTGACGTGGTTCGATCTCGAACTCAAGCCGGTATTCGGCGTCGACGTGTTCGCGAAGCCCTTCCCGATGTCCCAGGGCTACGAGATCTATGGCGGTCCGAACTCGCGAGTCCTACTGCTGAGGCTCGAGGATCTCGGTCGCGTGGGACCAAAGGCGATCGGGAAGTTTTTCCATACTAACGCAGCGCAGATGACCCAGCGCAACGACGCTTCGGACAAGATCTACGCGGATGTTTACCGGCGCTTCAAGCAGTTGTTGAAGCTGCCGAGCGAGTATCTCGACCGGATGTATGCCTCTCGCTACTGCCAGCACTTCTACACGCCTGAGGAGTTGGCGAGTTTTCGCGCGCGCTGGGGATAGCCGCAGGCCACGTTGCGCGCCGCAATTTGGGCGGCGCTGCAGAATGTGGCAGCATTGAGTCTGCGCGAGGCGCAGCCAGCGCCGGATTGCGCCGCAGTGAGCGCGGCGTTCTAGTATCGCACCATGCCTTCCACACAGTTTTCTCCCGATTGCTCATGTTGACTACCTACCGCCGCCTGCTTGCATTGCTCGAAAGGCGCGACCGCCTGAACCTCGCAGTGCTGGTGTGTGTGCTCGTGATGGTGGCGGTCGCAGAAGTGGTGGGCGTCGCGTCGCTCATGCCGTTCATGGCCGTCGTGACCAATCCGCAGGTGATTCACACCAACCGCTGGCTGAAAGTAGCCCATGACACTCTAGGCTTCGAGGGCGACCAGTCTTTTCTGCTCTTTCTCGGGCTCGTCGTGCTTGCGCTGCTGGTGATGAGCAATCTCGTGAAGACCGCGGGAACGTTTCTCACACTGCGTTTCCACAATCACCTCAGCTATTCGCTCTCGCGACGTCTGTTGGCGCGATACATCGCGCGTCCGTACGAGTTCTTCCTCAAACACAACACGGCCGAACTCGGGTCGAACGTCATCACGGAGGTGATGCGCGTCGTCACCGGCGTGCTTACCCCTGCAACCACCATCGTATCCAGCGCACTGGTTTGCCTCGCCATCATCGCCCTCCTCGTCATGGTAGACCCGGTGGTGGCGCTGGCAATTGCCGGCGTCCTCCTCGCCGCCTACGGGACGATACTGTTTACGGCCAGGCGCAAGCTCGCCGAGATCGGCAAGGAGCAGATCAAGGCCAACCGCGACAAGCACCGAATCGCCGGCGAGGCCATGTCAGGCATCAAGGATTTGAAGGTGCTGGGGCGTGAACTCACGCTCCTGCAGCGGTTCTCGGAGCAGGCCGATCGCCACGCGCGGAACAACGTTGTCGCGGGCCTCATCGCTCAGCTGCCGCGCTATGCCCTGGAGACGATCGCCTTTGGCGGCATCCTGATAGTGGTGATGTACCTCGTCAGTCGGGGGGAACGCGGCACCAACATCGCGCCGATCCTGGCGCTGTATGCATTCGCAGGTTACCGACTGATGCCGGCTCTGCAGCAGTTGTTCGCATCGATCACCTCCGTGCGTTTCAGTGCTGCGTCCCTCGATGTCCTCTACCACGACCTCGGCGGCGATCGAGCTGGCGGCTTCGACAGCATGGTGCGGCTGCAGAGGACGCTCGATGCGCCTGTCCTGCCGTTCGAGCGCGAACTGCGCCTGCGCCGGATTGCCTTCCGTTACGAGGGCGCGCCCTCACCAGCCGTACGTGACCTGGACATCACCATTCCATCGCTGACGTCGATCGGCATTGTGGGTCCGACCGGCTGCGGCAAGACCACGACCGTCGACATCATCCTCGGGCTGCTTGCGCCGACCGAGGGACAGTTTCTGGTCGATGGCGTGGAGGTCACGCAATGGAATCTGGCGAGCTGGCAGAAGAATCTGGGTTACGTTCCCCAGCACATCTACATCGCCGACGATACGATCGCGCGCAACATCGCGTTCGGGATCCCGGATGAAGACATCGACATGGCAGCAGTGCGGCAGGCGGCGCGCATCGCCAATCTCGCCGACTTCATCGAATCCGAACTGGCGGACGGATACGAGACGACGGTCGGCGAACGGGGTGTGCGCTTGAGCGGCGGTCAGCGCCAGCGCATCGGGATCGCACGGGCGCTCTATCGCGATCCGCGCGTGCTCGTGATGGACGAGGCCACCAGCGCCCTCGACGGCATCACCGAGGAAAGCGTGATGGAGGCGCTGCACAGCCTTTCCCACAAGAAGACCGTGATCGTCATCGCACATCGCCTGACGACGGTGCGGGAGTGCGATGTGATCTACCTGCTGGAGAAGGGGCAGATCGTCGCCCAGGGCAGCCACGCCGAGTTGATGCGCGAATCGGCCTGGTTCCGCGCGGCTGCAGGCGAATGACGGTGTAAGTATGGGTGGCGCCGTGGAACGTCCACGCCCCCATCGCTGACGCGAAGCTGACCGTTGGCAAGGGCGTCCGGCAGTCCGATTCGAACCGTCCGTCCTTGGTGCCTTTCCGAGCCTGGAGCCGCGATGGAGGTTCATCGGCGAAGGGACAGCAGTGCGGCGTATCCTTCGTGTGAGCCCGCCGAACGGTCTTCGGCCCGGATACACGAGAGGGATAGCTGGTGGCGCCAGTGCACGTCGGGGTTGTCGGACATCGCTTCCTAAGACCTGCAGTCCGGGGATTCGTCGAGGCATGCTGTCATGGCGTCCTCATGGCCTCGCGCGCGACGGACGAGAACGTTCGAGCGGTTACCGCGCTCGCCCCGGGGACGGACAGCCTCTTCGCGCGTGCAGCGCTTGGTCTTGATATCCCCCTTGCGCTCGTTTCGCCGTTCGCGGGGTACGAGCGGGACCCGAATCACGGTGCGCATCGGGACGTGCTCGAGCGTGTTGCGCCAACTGCTGCCGAGCGCATCGAGCTCCCGTTTTCGAGTCCGTCGCCTCGTGCGCACCTGGCTGCGATGGCGCGGGTGGTCCGGATGTCACACGTCGTGCTATTCGTCTGGAACGGCTCCTACAATACCGGACTTGCCGCGACCGAGTATGCGATCCGATTTGCATGCCTCCTCGGTCGGCCGTGGGTGCACGTCGATGTCGCGGATCTTCGCGTGCGTTGGCACGGCGGCGGTTTCGGCTCGCCTTTCGCAGCGGAGGGCTCCAGATGAAGACGTATCGTCGTGAACAGATCGTCATTCTCGCCCTCACCGTGACGCTTCTGGCCGGGATGGGACTCTTTATCAGTCTGTCGCAGACGTTTCTCGAGCGTGACGTCATCGTGATTCCGGAGCTTGCCGCGGACGTCGCGGCGCGTGGCGATCCCGCTCAGGTGAAGCAGGCAACCGAGATCGCCAAGCTCGCCGCAGAAGTCAACCAGATTCGCAGCGATACCTCAGGCAGCCTGTTCTGGCTTAAGACCATCGGGCTCTTCATCACGGTTGCCGGCGCTATCGGGGGCTATCTGATCGGACTCACGCGCACCACACAACAGAAGCTGGATTTCGAGAACCGCAAGAACATCGACTCGGTGTACCAGGGCATTATCGCGGAACTGGCCGATCAGAATGCACCCATCCTCCGCGCCACTGCGGCTGTCAAGCTCGGTTCGATCCTGGAGTCCTATCCTTCGGAGTGGCGCCTCGACGACGACGAAAAGTCACGGGCGCAACTCGTCAAGCGTACGAAGCAGGTCCTTGCAGCCGCATTGGCGCTGGAGGCGAATACGAAGGTCCTGAAGACGATTACCATCGCGCTGCCGCTGCACAAGCCGTGGGCCGATGATCCCGCGCAGCCGGCGAAGGCGCGCTACGGGGATCTGCGCGAAATCGATCTCTCGGGCGCGACTGCGCGCGATGCCTACTGGGCGCGGGTGGATTTTTCCTACGCCGACTTCTACCAGGCCGACCTGACCCGCGCGTCACTGCGCAACGCAATTCTTGCCGGCGCCCAGTTTCGCGAGACCAACCTGGAGGATGCCGTGCTGATGGGCGCGCAATGCACGGATGCGAACTTCAAGCTGGCAAGCCTGCGCGGTACGGATCTCACGAATTGCAGGGATCTCGATTCGGCGAAGTTCGAAGACACGATCTACGATGAGCGCACTCGCTTTCCGAGCGGCTTCGATCCCCGGCAACGGGGATTGCGAACCGGCGGCCCACAACATGCTTGAGGGCGGCATGGCCATCCCCGTTGCTTCGCTCGCATCGGGCACCCGGCACGACAACTCACGGTGAGCGACCGTTACCACGGGTCTGTCCCCGGACCCACCCTTTGAAGAGGCGTGAACTTGACTGACCGAGCGCTTCTCCCTCGCGATCTCGCTGGGAGATTCTCCCCGGCGGCGCTCGTTGGTCACTTTCTGCTCACCCGCCAAGCGTTTCCGCCTGTCGAAGGATGGTCCGTCCGCAAATGCGACGGATGGACGCTGATGATAGAAGGGTCTCTCCCCATCCTTGATCTGGTCGACGTCGACGGCGCATGCATGGGTTGGGTGCTGGGGCATCCCATT
Protein-coding sequences here:
- a CDS encoding ABC transporter ATP-binding protein, translating into MLVMVAVAEVVGVASLMPFMAVVTNPQVIHTNRWLKVAHDTLGFEGDQSFLLFLGLVVLALLVMSNLVKTAGTFLTLRFHNHLSYSLSRRLLARYIARPYEFFLKHNTAELGSNVITEVMRVVTGVLTPATTIVSSALVCLAIIALLVMVDPVVALAIAGVLLAAYGTILFTARRKLAEIGKEQIKANRDKHRIAGEAMSGIKDLKVLGRELTLLQRFSEQADRHARNNVVAGLIAQLPRYALETIAFGGILIVVMYLVSRGERGTNIAPILALYAFAGYRLMPALQQLFASITSVRFSAASLDVLYHDLGGDRAGGFDSMVRLQRTLDAPVLPFERELRLRRIAFRYEGAPSPAVRDLDITIPSLTSIGIVGPTGCGKTTTVDIILGLLAPTEGQFLVDGVEVTQWNLASWQKNLGYVPQHIYIADDTIARNIAFGIPDEDIDMAAVRQAARIANLADFIESELADGYETTVGERGVRLSGGQRQRIGIARALYRDPRVLVMDEATSALDGITEESVMEALHSLSHKKTVIVIAHRLTTVRECDVIYLLEKGQIVAQGSHAELMRESAWFRAAAGE
- a CDS encoding pentapeptide repeat-containing protein; translation: MKTYRREQIVILALTVTLLAGMGLFISLSQTFLERDVIVIPELAADVAARGDPAQVKQATEIAKLAAEVNQIRSDTSGSLFWLKTIGLFITVAGAIGGYLIGLTRTTQQKLDFENRKNIDSVYQGIIAELADQNAPILRATAAVKLGSILESYPSEWRLDDDEKSRAQLVKRTKQVLAAALALEANTKVLKTITIALPLHKPWADDPAQPAKARYGDLREIDLSGATARDAYWARVDFSYADFYQADLTRASLRNAILAGAQFRETNLEDAVLMGAQCTDANFKLASLRGTDLTNCRDLDSAKFEDTIYDERTRFPSGFDPRQRGLRTGGPQHA